One Urechidicola croceus genomic window, AATTCCGTAACCACCTTAATTTCATAGTATCCATTTTTCTCTATTGTTTTACCAGCTTCAAAAGTTTGTTTATTGAGAAAAGCACCTTTTTCATCAAAATTCTCACGAATGACCAATCTGCCTGAAATCTGCCCAATAAGCATTTCAGTTTGTCCAGTCATTGTGATGCTGAATAAAGTAATCAGTACTATGAAGATTCGACTTCTCATATATGGTACATTAATTTCTTTACCTCTTTTGCCAGTATATCGCTTAAATCTATGCCATTGGACGGATGCGGAATGGTATTGCAGGTCACTATCTTTTCTACTCCGGAATCCAACAAATCTTGATAGGCATTGCCTGAAAAAACGGCGTGAATACCAACACATATAGGTGGTCTCATCCCTGCTTTTTTCAAATGCACCACGGTTTCAATCATCGTTCGCGCCGTAGAAATAATATCATCTACCAAAATAGGTGTGGCATCTCTGTATTTGTCAACATCAGGAACAGAGACTTCTACATCACGGTCACCGTGACGCACCTTTTGTAATACTGTAAATGGTGCTCCTGCATTTTTGGCGACTTCTGAAACCCATTGTTCACTTTCAGAATCGGGACCGATAAGTACTGGGTTTTCGATGTTTTCCTTTATCCAATCTGAAATAGCATCGGCAGCGTGAATTACTTTATTTGGAATTTGATACACTTCTCCTAATGAACTAATTCTGTGCAAGTGAGGGTCAACCGTGGTAATGCTATCGGCAAAACCTGAAATCAATTTTCCAAAGAAACCAGAAGTTACCCCTTCGCCTTCATTAAATACTTTGTCCTGCCTCATATATGCCAAATAGGGCACTACCAAACAGGTGCACATTGCCCCTAATGATTTGGCAGTATGACTTAAAAAATAAAGGGGCAATAGTTTTTCGTCTGGTTCGTGCAAGGTGCATACCAGTACAACACATTTGTCTTTAACA contains:
- a CDS encoding ribose-phosphate pyrophosphokinase; the protein is MKTILFSLPGNEELTELMATKMDAEVGKATLRNFPDGESYTRILSDVKDKCVVLVCTLHEPDEKLLPLYFLSHTAKSLGAMCTCLVVPYLAYMRQDKVFNEGEGVTSGFFGKLISGFADSITTVDPHLHRISSLGEVYQIPNKVIHAADAISDWIKENIENPVLIGPDSESEQWVSEVAKNAGAPFTVLQKVRHGDRDVEVSVPDVDKYRDATPILVDDIISTARTMIETVVHLKKAGMRPPICVGIHAVFSGNAYQDLLDSGVEKIVTCNTIPHPSNGIDLSDILAKEVKKLMYHI